In the Solanum pennellii chromosome 5, SPENNV200 genome, one interval contains:
- the LOC107019332 gene encoding uncharacterized protein LOC107019332, whose amino-acid sequence MNLSKLEFVALNISGKNYLSWVLDAEIHLAAKGLHATIRNEASSQDKAKAMVFLRHHLDEDLKIEYLTVKDPLEFWTDLKGRYDHLKATMLPRARYEWMHLRFQDFKNVTEYNSVVFKITSQLKLCGEIIKNEDMLKKTLTTLHASNVILQQQYREKGFQIYS is encoded by the coding sequence atgAATTTATCCAAACTTGAGTTTGTGGCACTAAATATTTCTGGAAAGAATTATCTTTCATGGGTACTCGATGCTGAGATTCACTTAGCTGCTAAAGGTCTTCATGCCACCATAAGAAATGAAGCATCAAGCCAAGATAAGGCGAAGGCTATGGTTTTTCTTCGTCATCATCTTGATGAGGACCTGAAGATTGAATATCTGACAGTAAAAGATCCACTTGAATTTTGGACTGATTTAAAGGGGAGATATGACCACCTAAAGGCAACAATGTTGCCAAGAGCTCGTTATGAGTGGATGCATTTACGGTTTCAAGATTTTAAGAACGTAACTGAATACAACTCTGTTGTATTCAAGATAACCTCCCAATTGAAACTATGTGGGGAGATTATAAAAAATGAGGACATGTTGAAAAAAACACTTACTACTTTGCATGCCTCAAATGTGATATTGCAGCAGCAATATCGTGAAAAGGGTTTTCAGATATACTCTTAA